The following is a genomic window from Chaetodon trifascialis isolate fChaTrf1 chromosome 13, fChaTrf1.hap1, whole genome shotgun sequence.
GAGATAAAAGGGGCAAGACAAGGGGAGTGGGAAAAGCAGAATGACAGACTGACAAAGCATTATTCCCATGAAAATGCTCAGTCCTCTCTgcactttcacttttcatcAAGTGTTTTGGCTGCACATGAGCTGAAGGAATGCACCGCGGGGCAGCCTGCAGCTCACCTTCGCAGTGCACCGTTCCTCTCAGCATCGTCTCCCCGCGTCAAATCCACGTCTCAACATGTCCTCCTCGGTCCAACGCCAGTAAGGTCCTGAGCATCGTCTGTGGAGGATCTTTGTCCACACTATTCTCCTGCATTGAAAAGATGAATGGAGCCTTATTTAgcttttatttgatgttttgtctGGAGGGCCATCTGGATGGAAGACTGGAAAAAGACCTTTTTAGGGATGAGCTAACAAGCTGCACTGACTGATGTCAAGTTTAATACATCTGCACAGGTTCTGTGAAGTCAAAGGGAAGGGTTTGCCTCATGATTGCCTCACAGAGGTTATTGAGATTAATGGCTTTGCAGGTCATGTGCAGGCAGGACGTTTGCTTCCCTCCATCTACCTTGGCCTTTTACAGCTTtgtggctgcaggctgcagttAGAGAAAATACATGACCTTAACTTAGTTCACTCCAAGGCATGCCGACATGGATAAATTCACCCTAAgagtaattgttttttttccccaaaacacTTACCTAAAATCCCCCGTGGCTTAAAATAATCTCCTCCTGCTGATCAATCATCTACATACaagattttgaaaaatgtttgtttttccacaagcTATTTCTCTACACCTCGTAAAAAGGTGCTGGCCTCCCAAATTAGATAGTGAGGCTGTACGACTAGCTATTACTGACCTTACCACAGACCTGTCACTCTGCTAGAGCGGAAATTTAACAGATATACAGTCAAGTGGTTACTGTAAATTCTTTCTATGAAAACAAACCAGGAAGCAAAGCAAACATGTCCTCATAGTTCCTGATGACCCAAAAGCATACATCTCATGTTAGCTACTCTCTGTTTTGAACTGACAGTGGATGGTAATTCACAATTGTTATTTATGTTACCGTACTGAAGCTATTCCCAACGCTCACACATGTCTCATCTGGCCATCATTTCAAAGCACCTGGTTAAAAACCACTAGTTAAATTCTAAATTATTACTAAAAGACTACAATCttaaaaagtaattaaattTTGCTAATGTGTAAACAAATATAATGACGTTATCTATAATTTTGGATTTagacattttacagttaaaGGAAATTGTTTGATATTTAGGAAAATGCCCTTATTCACATTTCTTGCTGAGATTTAGGTGAGAAGATCAATGCCGTTGTCCTGTCTGTATGGTTAGCCATTTATCtgagcttagcataaagagtggaaacacaaaaactgaagtataaaaacatcacattgtGGTTTTATAGGGGGTTCAGTACCATCTCCGCTGGATGGTAACTAGTAACTAGTTATAAAACCTCAACTTCTTTTTAAAATGGATTAAATAAGTGAGATTTAATGTGTCAGTTTGTGATCTTGAGAGTTGCTGCCAGGCCAACTTTGTTTCATTCGGACACTGCCAGGCcagcagtttccccctgtttccagtctttatgctaagctaactggctgctagtATTcgcatatttactgtacagaaaGTAGTATCAATGTTCTCATCTAACTGCAAGATAGTGAATaagtttatttcccaaaatgttaaaatattccTTTGAACATCTTTAAAGAGTAAACTCCACATGATCTCGATAGCCCAATTACCCTTATTGCTCTGAGCTAAGGCAGGTCTGGCATAAATAAGCTCAAGTTCACGTATGtatatatttacacatttatatACCAACACCccattttttcctccctcacgTACCCACTGATACACAGACCATAAATAAACACTGagcaagaaaaataaattagCTCATAAAAGACAGTCGCTGCCATTGGATGCAAGATTTGACCCAGCTTGTAGCCTCCcctgagacacaaagacaacactCCCATGGTAAATGAAGTTATGTATTGGGTGTGCAGGCTGGTGGAACAGTAGCAGCCAGTGCTGAAAGTGGACACACTCAGCCCTGAAGGCTTTCCACTGTGTAAGCCCTTCACACATCTTTAAACCGAGGGTGATGAAAGAGCCAAATCTCAGATTTTGAAGGAAATCTCCTTCCATCAGATCAACGATTTACTTTTCAGCCACTCTCCAACATGGTGCTGCACACGGTCAGTGCGCCTTTTCTTTCAGTCTTATAATATCTAATCTAAGGCTGGACAATGGACAAATGATGTCGGGATTTTAATTAATGCCTCCACAAACTCAAATCCCTGCAGCCTTCAAATGAAACACTTGCACTCACTATAACAAAAACCTCCCATCCACACACTGTTTTCATAATGGGCCACTTGaataaacactcacacactgtttgcTCAATCACTCTGAGGTCCTCACTGTGTTGACTATTATTCTACTCTCTACAGGGTGGGCTATTTCACTGGAGGTATCAAATGATCACCTATTCTGTTTTCCCTTGAGTGGATGTAGCAGTCAAAGCATCAATGAGCCACTGTGGAGGTGCAGGCCTCTGACACGCAACCAAAAAGGGAAGCTGTCAATCATCTACGAAGTTTAAACCACCTCAATAAtgttctgtcttctgtcagCTTGAAAATTTAAAGCACATTGTGTACATATGATAATTGCTCTCTACTGTAATTACAGGTTATTTTAAAGGTAATGGCTTGTTAGAATGTTGATATGAGGCAATTAGCTAATTCTACCACCTGTAGGCATTTATTTTATACACAGACATGTAGGTTGAAAGGTGTTAAGATAACATGACTAAATGGTCTTCAACTGGTCCATCATACAGACCATCTGTTTAGTGTGGGGGATGCTCTCAGTGAAGGGTATACACGGAAAAAAGGTGATGACTAAACCCCAACCTCAAACATGCCCCATTCCTGTCTGGCATCATGAAAGAAGCTCTTCAGTCATGACAAGTTCAAAAACAGACTCCACATCCAACATCTCTCCCCTGAGGAAAAGAGAGTAGTCCTAGGTGTGGTTACAGCTCTGGGAGCGACTGTTTTGCATGCTGAGCTCTCTTCATGATAACTTCAAGCAGGAAGGAGGACAGCCATAATTAattgcagaaaatgttttcatttgcagaGTCTGTAAACATGTGCAGGAACAGACGATGCAGCTGCCGGGCCACACAAACCACAGGCAACACCACTGGTTGACCATAGGAAGGGCCTTTGGGGGAGCGGTGGGGTTTCACTCAGATTTTTCAGTGAAGGAGTTTGGAGTGCACTGAAATAAAGGCTGACCACAAGCATTTACTAAGCTTGAACCAGCCATGCCCCTACAGCTGGTGACCCCTGTTTGAGCTGAGTCTACAGCCTTCTTATTAAATGGTGGCTGGTTGTGGGGTCTTGACCAAAGAGCTGCAGAATGTAATTTCTCTTATTAACACTGTGACCTTTTCACTGAAGCACCTACATGTATGTGCATGATCCCTACAGACGCTTCGACATCCATCAGACATACCCAAAACTGCCAACTTAATCCAGTCTATCACTCACACTGTCACCACAGCTGAACGCaggctttattttcattaatagTAATTTACTGCATTCCACACTTCTCTGGTTGCAGGCTAAATATTGGCTCATTCTAGATGCAGTTTGGGCCACAGAAGGAAGCTGTGTGACAGGTgaaaacagaacagcagcacCATCTACCTATCGATGTGCAACACTGAGGTCTGTCCCAGATCAAAATCTCATGCATAGGTCACAAAAATCTTTTAATATGCCTCCAGAACATTGTTCCTTTTGGGGGACACCTCAACTCCTGCAACGCTAACCAATAATATTAACACTTGAACATCTGATGAAGGTTTAGTCCACTTGGGAAGATGACACAAACAAGATTTAATGATTGTTTGTAGAGCTTAGGGTCGCCTGTTAGATTTAACAGAAAACCCCAATCTGCTGAAAGGATGTGTTGAAAGAGTACAAACGATTTATGTATATTGTACATTAATGTGAAACTTGCTTAGTTGGTGGATGCTTTTAAAAGTGAAGTCAAGCACCCATCCGTGCATGATACTCTAcctgatttaaaagaaaaggaaaaaataaagatggaGACATCTTAATATACAAATTTATTGCTGTATGAGGAGAGTGGGAAGCCATTATTATTGCTATTCTGCTCAATGAAAGACTTAACTAAATGtcatgacaaaaaaagaaaaggagttGGCCTACGTGGCAATTCATGAGGTCTCCAACTGTCATTTACAACAAAAGTATTAGTATCTACAAACTACAGcaacaaatggacaaaaaataAACTTATAATACAAAAGAACCCAATCTTCTCCCGATTATCATCACTCTGACATGTGTACAAGTACAGCACTTGGTGATCAATACCATCAACATGTCAATACATCAGGGAACTCAAAGATGTGCAAAACAATGGAAATCAGTGACGTGATGTCAGGATTTGTAGAAACTTGATGCCCCCTTGAGGCAAGAGGGAGATCACTTGTTATTTTGCAGGACATTCTTAAGAATAAATAGCGAAATTTCAAGTAGCAACAGTGTTTTAGAAGAGTCAAAATGTAGTTCAGAAAATCTGTCTAGCAAAGCTTTcccataaaacaggaaatgcagcaaTGTTTCCAAACGTATTGCTATATATTATTGCTTTATCAACCTATGAGGTGTTCCAGGTTTTTAAGCACATTTGTTATTGACATCTCGTACCCGTAGATTAAAACAGATGAATcaacgttttttgttttttttttgcattttcacgtcttttttttttttccaaacaagtGAAAATGAACTATGGAGTTCTTCAAGCGGTTGTGTCACCAAAATCTTTGTTCCATTTGGTGTACATATTAAGAGTGGCTGGGCTAACACTGGGCTTAACGCGCTTCAGGGAATCCTCAAAGTCTTTCATCTTAATGTTACGCATCTGTGAACAAAAAGAGTAGAAATACACAGATAAATACTGTTACATGATGACAGTTACATAGGCGTAAAGGAAATATATGTAGCGTTAGGAGTACTTTAACGGCATTACCTCGCTCGCAGCCATGCTTCGGACTTGGTCTGGTCCCAactctgtgtgagagaggattttcacatgaaaaagaaGCTGACTTACCTCAATATGTTGGCTAGAATATACACAAACCATACAATAATGTGAGGAAGACGTCTACCTCGAATCGGCCCGAGTGCAGCATCTTTGGCCAGCGACGTGAGATCACTTCCTGAGTATCCTGCAGTCGCTCTGTCAAGTTGCAAATCCACAAATCAGTGCAAGTAAATACAAGACCAATGCCCCAAAGGTGTGGCAGGTAAATAGGAAACCTACTTTGCAAGAGAGGACAGCTCATTTTTGCTCAGTGGGTTCCCTTGCTTTCCCAGGAGATTTTTCAGCAGCGTGAATCTTGTCTGGAGGGACGAGAGTTATTTAAACGTAAAAAAAATGCTGAGCCATTCACATTTCAAAGCTAAATAAGATCACTGATCACAGTACTGTGACAATGGTTCCACAGTAAATACCTCTGCATCTGGCAAAGCCACATAAACCCTCTTTGCAAAGCGCCTGTGAGATTTACGAAAGAGAAAATCTGTAGTGAGCTTGTACAAAGAGAAATAAGTCATCACTGTGCAGCATGTGGAGTTGCATCATCTACCTCAGCACTGCTTCATCGAGCTCCTGAGGCCTGTTGGTCGCTCCCATTACAAGCACCCTGTCATCCCCTCCTGACTGCACCTGAAACACAGGAGTGTTGTTGTGAAAATGACACCCGTGCTCTCCGAGATAACAGTGACTTCAACCCTCTGAAGCGGCTTCATGGTCAAATTTCAGAGGCTGTCGGgcgacagctgctgctgctgctgctgctgctcttacCCCATCAAACTCAATGAGGAACTCGGTTTTTAATCGACGAGAGGCATCgtgttctccctccctcctttcacaGAGCAAGCTGTCAACTTCATCTGAACaggaaataaaaccaaaatgagGAAATCTAGGAGGCAAAAACTATTTTTTTGAGACACATTCGGTCCATAAATCGAGTGCTACAAACCGATAAAGATGACAGAGGGCTGTAATTCTCTGGCAACTGCAAACAGTGCTCGTACAAGCTTCTCGCCCTCTCCCACCTGCGATGGTGAGGACAGGATAAGTTAAATAAGTAAAATCCACACTAAATTTACAGCTACTCCAGAACAAAGAGCACCAAAAGTGTTGTCTTACATATTTAGAGGTCAAACTGGCAGCGCTGATGTTAAAGAATGTAGCGTTTGACTCGGCTGCGACTGCTTTGGCCTTGAGAGAGGAAGTAAAAGCTGAGATTCAGTCGATAATACTGCAGCGGGACTAACAGCTATATGCGAATCATCAAGCTCAGATTGATCTGACAGAACTGGTTGGCTGAATCCTCAACTTACCAGCATGGTTTTCCCATTTCCAGGAGGGCCAAATAAAAGCAAGCCACGCGCTGGAGCTCTCAGACCAGTGAAGAGCtgacagaaaaatatgaaaaagcaTTCAACGGAAATCTGAAAACGCAGAATACTAGTGAGTAGAGACAAACTGTTTCTCTGTGATCACCTCTGGTCTTAAGGCCGGGAGGATGACGATCTCCTGGAGTGCTTGCTTGGCCAGTTCCTGTCCCGCGACGTCTTCAAAAGATACAGACGTTCCACTGCAGTGAG
Proteins encoded in this region:
- the LOC139341572 gene encoding spastin-like, with the protein product MWAKMNAGPSKDSGEVIRNYHKQAFEYISKALKIDEDDTGEKEQAVQWYKKGIAELERGIAVELTAEGEQYDRAKRLQDKMICNLTMAKDRLALLEATLASKRSSDPQTSNHVLPQAKPAPKSQAAVRGVSTNIRPSSAGRPPSRPADPKVTPRMGKAQNGKPAAAKQPQKRNMKNFKNVDSKLANLIMNEIVDSGTSVSFEDVAGQELAKQALQEIVILPALRPELFTGLRAPARGLLLFGPPGNGKTMLAKAVAAESNATFFNISAASLTSKYVGEGEKLVRALFAVARELQPSVIFIDEVDSLLCERREGEHDASRRLKTEFLIEFDGVQSGGDDRVLVMGATNRPQELDEAVLRRFAKRVYVALPDAETRFTLLKNLLGKQGNPLSKNELSSLAKATAGYSGSDLTSLAKDAALGPIRELGPDQVRSMAASEMRNIKMKDFEDSLKRVKPSVSPATLNMYTKWNKDFGDTTA